In one window of Dromaius novaehollandiae isolate bDroNov1 chromosome W, bDroNov1.hap1, whole genome shotgun sequence DNA:
- the LOC112983649 gene encoding creatine kinase S-type, mitochondrial: MASTFCRLLAGRGAAALFAAAGTGALTTGYLLNQQNVKAAVQEKRKLFPPSADYPDLRKHNNCMAECLTPAIYARLRDKMTPNGYTLDQCIQTGVDNPGHPFIKTVGMVAGDEESYEVFAEIFDPVIKTRHNGYDPRTMKHHTDLDASKITSGQFDEHYVLSSRVRTGRSIRGLSLPPACTRAERREVENVVVTALAGLKGDLSGKYYSLTNMTEKEQQQLIDDHFLFDKPVSPLLTCAGMARDWPDARGIWHNNDKTFLIWINEEDHTRVISMEKGGNMKRVFERFCRGLKEVERLIKERGWEFMWNERLGYVLTCPSNLGTGLRAGVHVKLPKLSKDPRFPKILENLRLQKRGTGGVDTAAVADIYDISNLDRMGRSEVELVQIVIDGVNYLVDCEKKLERGQDIKVPPPLPQFGRK, from the exons ATGGCTAGCACCTTCTGTCGTCTCCTGGCTGGCCGTGGAGCTGCCGCGCTCTTTGCAGCAGCAGGTACAGGGGCCCTAACCACTGGGTACCTCCTCAATCAGCAAAATGTTAAAGCTGCTGTACAAGAAAAACGAAAACTCTTCCCTCCAAG tgcAGACTATCCTGATCTCCGCAAACATAACAACTGCATGGCTGAGTGCCTCACACCAGCAATTTATGCTAGACTAAGGGACAAGATGACTCCCAACGGCTACACCCTGGACCAGTGTATCCAAACTGGGGTCGATAATCCTGGCCATCCTTTCATTAAAACTGTGGGCATGGTTGCAGGTGATGAAGAATCCTATGAG GTATTTGCTGAGATTTTTGACCCTGTCATTAAAACAAGACATAATGGCTATGATCCACGCACAATGAAGCATCATACAGACCTGGATGCATCCAAG ATCACTTCAGGTCAATTTGATGAGCACTATGTCCTCTCGTCACGTGTGCGTACTGGTCGTAGTATCCGGGGCCTCAGTCTTCCTCCTGCTTGCACCAGGGCGGAGAGAAGAGAAGTGGAAAATGTTGTGGTCACTGCTCTAGCTGGTCTGAAAGGAGATCTTTCTGGAAAGTACTATAGCTTGACCAATATGACtgagaaggagcagcagcagcttattGAT GATCATTTTCTCTTTGATAAGCCAGTGTCCCCTTTGCTAACATGTGCTGGGATGGCACGTGACTGGCCAGATGCCAGAGGAATCTG GCATAACAATGACAAGACATTTCTTATCTGGATTAATGAAGAGGACCACACCAGGGTGATATCCATGGAAAAGGGTGGCAACATGAAACGGGTGTTTGAAAGATTTTGCCGTGGTTTAAAAGAG GTTGAAAGATTAATTAAAGAACGAGGCTGGGAGTTCATGTGGAATGAACGTCTTGGATATGTTCTGACTTGTCCTTCCAACCTGGGAACGGGTTTACGTGCTGGAGTCCATGTTAAGCTGCCAAAGCTTAGCAAG GATCCCAGGTTTCCAAAAATCCTGGAGAACCTGAGGCTTCAGAAGCGCGGCACTGGTGGCGTGGACACGGCGGCTGTAGCGGATATATATGATATCTCCAACCTAGACCGCATGGGTCGATCAGAG